The Aurantiacibacter gangjinensis genome includes a region encoding these proteins:
- a CDS encoding DNA gyrase inhibitor YacG, whose translation MTARAKPCPICKKPREAEFAPFCSERCRDRDLAQWFSDGYAVPGQPANPEDLAREE comes from the coding sequence ATGACAGCCAGAGCTAAACCCTGCCCCATCTGCAAGAAGCCGCGCGAGGCCGAGTTCGCGCCGTTCTGTTCCGAGCGGTGCCGCGACAGGGACCTCGCGCAGTGGTTCTCCGATGGCTATGCCGTGCCGGGCCAACCGGCCAATCCGGAAGATTTGGCGCGCGAGGAATAG
- the purC gene encoding phosphoribosylaminoimidazolesuccinocarboxamide synthase, whose amino-acid sequence MSRRRQLYEGKAKIIYEGPEPGTVIQYFKDDATAFNAEKRGTINGKGVINNRISEHIFTRLSHIGIPTHFIRRLNMREQLVRQVEIIPLEVVVRNVAAGSIAKRLGIEEGEMLPHTLIEYYLKADDLGDPLVSEEHIACFNWASHEEMMDISSMAIRINDFLSGLFAAVDIRLVDFKLEFGRLYDGDFSRVILADEFSPDNCRLWDMTTNEKLDKDRFRRDLGGEEEAYQEVARRLGVLQKDEDNSPGEVLDMDAHRSRLRQTPNKPKK is encoded by the coding sequence ATGTCCCGTCGCCGCCAGCTTTACGAAGGCAAGGCCAAGATCATCTATGAAGGCCCGGAGCCGGGCACGGTGATCCAGTATTTCAAGGACGATGCGACAGCCTTCAACGCCGAAAAGCGCGGCACGATCAACGGCAAGGGCGTGATCAACAATCGCATCAGCGAGCATATCTTCACGCGCCTTTCGCATATCGGCATCCCCACCCACTTCATCCGCCGCCTCAACATGCGCGAACAGCTGGTGCGGCAGGTGGAAATTATCCCGCTGGAAGTGGTGGTGCGCAATGTCGCGGCAGGCTCCATCGCCAAGCGCCTCGGCATCGAGGAAGGCGAAATGCTGCCGCATACGCTGATTGAATACTACTTGAAGGCCGACGATTTGGGCGATCCGCTGGTCTCCGAAGAGCATATCGCCTGCTTCAACTGGGCCAGCCATGAAGAGATGATGGACATCTCCTCCATGGCCATCCGCATCAACGATTTCCTGAGCGGCCTGTTCGCCGCCGTCGATATCCGCCTGGTCGATTTCAAGCTGGAATTCGGGCGGCTCTACGATGGCGATTTCAGCCGCGTGATCCTGGCCGACGAGTTCAGCCCGGACAATTGCCGCCTGTGGGACATGACCACGAACGAAAAGCTCGACAAGGATCGCTTCCGCCGCGACCTGGGCGGCGAGGAAGAGGCCTATCAGGAAGTCGCCCGCCGCCTCGGCGTGCTACAGAAGGACGAGGACAACTCGCCCGGTGAAGTGCTCGATATGGACGCCCACCGCTCCCGCCTGCGGCAAACTCCGAATAAACCGAAGAAGTAG
- a CDS encoding FAD-dependent oxidoreductase — protein sequence MESIAADLETMRRVPLADNHVAMICDIGTKRSYEAGEMVVNAGDRMDEFLYVLEGEIEVVDPWSGERLLESSLGPTQFMGEIGFLNRGSYYLPMRAAQDTRVIAAPRQDMLDLMGRVPELSDHIIGVFAARRRKQFELQNSSIKLIGADRDAAVQRVESFLRRNRVPYESYDMDSSDDETRQVCDLSGHQPSVIVGKDQIMEDPTPRKVAQQFGLDLDICEEQSYDVMIVGGGPGGVAAGVYAGAEGLCALVVEDTAVGGQAGTSSRIENYMGFPTGISGADLVYRGEIQALKFGTRFAMPRRVRGLEKREDGTFCATLEDGQEVCSRAVVVATGVQYRRLPLDRLEEFEGAGVYYAATDMEARFCRGGNAVVVGGGNSAGQAAMYLSRTAKHVHVIVRGDSLAGSMSEYLTSRLEHDPAITIHYETEVTELRGEGTLSGVTLTGPDGDTRLDCAAVFIMIGAAPNTGWLSGLVELDERGFVLTGDDTKDAHSQYATSTPGIFAIGDVRSGSTKRVASAVGEGSVVISAAWEHVAQFE from the coding sequence ATGGAATCGATTGCCGCCGACCTGGAGACAATGCGCCGCGTGCCGCTGGCGGATAACCATGTCGCCATGATCTGCGATATCGGCACGAAGCGCAGTTACGAGGCGGGCGAGATGGTCGTGAATGCGGGCGACCGGATGGACGAGTTCCTATATGTACTGGAAGGCGAGATCGAAGTGGTCGATCCGTGGTCGGGCGAGAGACTGCTCGAAAGTTCGCTCGGCCCTACGCAGTTCATGGGCGAAATCGGCTTCCTTAATCGCGGCAGCTATTACCTGCCCATGCGTGCGGCGCAGGATACCCGCGTGATCGCCGCCCCCCGGCAGGACATGCTGGATCTGATGGGCCGGGTGCCCGAGCTTTCGGATCACATCATTGGCGTGTTCGCCGCGCGGCGGCGCAAGCAGTTCGAGCTGCAAAACTCTTCCATCAAGCTGATCGGGGCGGACCGTGACGCGGCGGTGCAGCGCGTCGAGAGCTTCTTGCGAAGGAACCGCGTGCCGTATGAAAGTTACGACATGGACAGTAGCGACGACGAGACGCGGCAGGTCTGCGACCTGAGCGGGCACCAGCCTTCGGTCATCGTCGGCAAGGACCAGATTATGGAGGACCCGACGCCGCGCAAGGTCGCACAGCAATTCGGGCTCGATCTCGATATCTGTGAAGAGCAGAGCTACGACGTGATGATCGTCGGCGGCGGGCCCGGCGGCGTGGCGGCTGGCGTCTATGCAGGCGCGGAAGGGCTGTGTGCGCTGGTGGTGGAAGATACCGCCGTGGGCGGACAGGCGGGCACATCCAGCCGCATCGAGAACTATATGGGCTTTCCCACCGGCATTTCCGGCGCGGACCTTGTCTATCGCGGCGAGATACAGGCGCTGAAATTCGGCACGCGCTTCGCGATGCCGCGCCGTGTTCGCGGGCTGGAAAAGCGCGAGGACGGCACCTTTTGCGCCACGCTGGAAGACGGGCAGGAGGTCTGCTCGCGCGCAGTGGTGGTGGCAACGGGCGTGCAATATCGCCGCCTGCCGCTCGACCGGCTGGAAGAGTTCGAGGGCGCGGGCGTGTATTACGCAGCCACCGACATGGAGGCGCGCTTTTGCCGCGGCGGTAATGCCGTGGTGGTCGGCGGCGGCAATTCGGCAGGGCAGGCGGCCATGTATCTCAGCCGCACCGCCAAGCACGTGCATGTCATCGTGCGCGGCGACAGTCTTGCAGGGTCGATGAGCGAATATCTCACCAGCCGGCTGGAGCACGACCCGGCCATAACCATCCATTACGAGACCGAAGTGACCGAGCTGCGCGGTGAGGGCACGCTGTCGGGGGTGACCCTGACCGGCCCCGACGGCGATACGCGGTTGGACTGCGCCGCCGTGTTCATCATGATCGGCGCTGCGCCCAATACGGGCTGGCTGAGCGGGTTGGTCGAACTGGACGAGCGCGGCTTCGTGCTGACGGGCGACGATACGAAGGATGCGCACAGCCAGTATGCCACCTCGACGCCCGGCATTTTCGCCATCGGCGATGTGCGATCGGGCAGCACCAAGCGCGTGGCGAGCGCAGTGGGCGAAGGCAGCGTGGTCATCAGCGCAGCGTGGGAGCATGTTGCGCAGTTTGAGTAG
- a CDS encoding Maf family protein, producing MTPPASKLVLASASPRRRELLMRMGVEPDGIAPADIDETPRTSELPRDYAKRMAREKAAAVRGEGAYVLAGDTVVAAGRRILPKAEDEATARRCLELLSGRRHRVLSAIALAAPDGTMRERLSETQLKFKRLSAQEIDAYIASGEWEGKAGGYAIQGAAEALIPWIQGSHSGVVGLPLYETRTLLKAAGFRIG from the coding sequence ATGACACCGCCCGCTTCAAAGCTCGTCCTCGCGTCGGCCAGTCCGCGGCGGCGCGAACTGCTTATGCGTATGGGCGTGGAGCCCGACGGCATAGCGCCCGCCGATATCGACGAGACACCGCGGACAAGCGAATTGCCACGCGACTATGCCAAGCGCATGGCGCGCGAGAAAGCCGCCGCCGTGAGGGGCGAAGGTGCGTATGTGCTGGCAGGCGATACGGTCGTGGCAGCAGGTCGCCGCATCCTGCCCAAGGCCGAGGACGAAGCGACCGCGCGGCGCTGCCTCGAATTGCTCTCGGGCCGACGCCACCGCGTCCTGTCCGCCATCGCGCTCGCCGCCCCTGACGGCACGATGCGCGAGCGGCTGAGCGAGACGCAGCTGAAATTCAAACGCCTCTCTGCGCAAGAGATCGACGCCTATATCGCTAGCGGCGAATGGGAAGGCAAAGCAGGCGGTTATGCCATACAGGGCGCAGCGGAAGCGCTGATCCCGTGGATACAGGGCAGCCATTCGGGCGTGGTCGGCCTGCCCCTTTACGAAACGCGCACGCTGCTGAAAGCTGCGGGGTTCCGCATTGGCTGA
- the infA gene encoding translation initiation factor IF-1 — translation MAKEELLEMRGKVVELLPNAMFRVELENGHEVLGHTAGRMRKNRIRVLVGDEVLCELTPYDLSKARITYRFMPGRSGPPGYNPS, via the coding sequence ATGGCTAAAGAAGAACTTCTCGAAATGCGCGGCAAGGTGGTGGAATTGCTGCCCAATGCCATGTTCCGCGTCGAGCTCGAGAATGGCCACGAAGTGCTGGGTCATACCGCAGGCCGCATGCGCAAGAACCGCATTCGCGTGCTGGTGGGCGATGAGGTGCTGTGCGAACTGACGCCGTACGACCTGTCGAAAGCGCGCATCACCTACCGCTTCATGCCGGGCCGCAGCGGCCCGCCGGGTTACAACCCTTCGTAA
- a CDS encoding M16 family metallopeptidase — protein sequence MIIRHALLRSVSVATMALGLSMAAPALAQQGPVEGWGLEATDVVPDPDIVYGQLENGMRYAIRANDTPPDAASFRMHVNFGSLGEAENERGLAHFIEHMAFNGSTNVAEGEMIPLLERLGLAFGADSNAYTSFDETVYMLDAPNVDEETLDTALFLLRETASELTFTPEAVDREREVIVSERRVRDTPQLDNFRDLFEFRIPGTRYNTRFPIGTDEVLREAPADRLRQLYLRTYRPENTTLVVVGDFDVAEMEADIIERFSDWQPVGDAGGDFEFGAVDFNRDVDFDTFVEPSIAESVAIFQLYPYTDPADTVAERRNSFLFRMAETMFDRRIQRIANQEDSPLLGGGFSLSSDEGVADYSVVSVSTRDGAWEQGLSIIEQELRRALEFGFTESELEYAKTQYEAGLRRSVEQADARNSRGLAMQIVNVAAENDFISAPDYWYDLWRQQEDTLTLDAINAYFREKWSQGAPLVRVTAKELEGGEDAVAAAFNASTAVAVAAPEDNASVEFAYSDWGTPGTVVEDTMIEDLGIRTVTFANNVRLNIKQTDFEPGRVRYNVNMDGGSFAIADQNPTAAGIYLQIASAVGGLGQHSFDEITEATAGMQVSAGINADTDTFGFGGTTNPDDLLMAMNTGAAYLTDLGLRPEADARFGAVIDAVWGQFESQPGQVFGLRSGEMIADGRYTTFPSREELGAVDREALRAAVLSAAENGAIEIGVVGDIDPDTVIEIVSRNFGALGERDADFADYEEQRELAFVDLSGEDVNRYTHSGQEDQALVGSIWRTTDDGDFREDMIHSMLVGVLRLKAIETLREELAATYSPAVSGSTSSDFEDYGTISVSAVIDPAQTDEVQAIVHRLAMELRDEPVSDDFLLRARQPVLERVRQSREDNGFWLGVASGAQSKADRLDRIRTQMEVLESITPEDIQAMAQRFLVDERRADALVVYEAPDAE from the coding sequence ATGATCATCCGGCACGCGCTGCTGCGCAGCGTTTCAGTCGCCACCATGGCGCTTGGCCTTTCCATGGCCGCTCCGGCCCTTGCCCAGCAGGGCCCGGTCGAGGGTTGGGGACTGGAGGCGACCGATGTCGTGCCCGATCCCGATATCGTTTATGGCCAGCTGGAAAACGGCATGCGCTATGCCATCCGCGCCAACGATACGCCGCCCGATGCCGCATCCTTCCGCATGCATGTGAATTTCGGCTCGCTGGGCGAGGCAGAGAACGAGCGCGGCCTTGCTCACTTTATCGAGCACATGGCCTTCAACGGCTCCACCAATGTGGCCGAAGGCGAGATGATCCCGCTGCTCGAACGGCTGGGCCTCGCTTTCGGGGCGGACAGCAACGCCTACACCAGTTTCGACGAGACGGTCTATATGCTCGATGCGCCGAATGTGGACGAGGAGACGCTCGACACCGCGCTGTTCCTGCTGCGTGAGACCGCCAGCGAGCTGACCTTCACGCCCGAAGCGGTGGACCGCGAGCGCGAAGTCATCGTGTCCGAGCGCCGCGTGCGTGACACGCCGCAGCTCGACAATTTCCGTGACCTGTTCGAATTCCGCATTCCGGGCACGCGCTACAATACCCGCTTCCCCATCGGCACGGATGAGGTGCTGCGCGAAGCCCCGGCCGACCGCCTGCGCCAGCTCTACCTGCGGACCTATCGCCCCGAGAACACCACGCTGGTGGTGGTCGGCGATTTTGATGTGGCAGAAATGGAAGCCGACATTATCGAGCGCTTCTCCGATTGGCAGCCCGTGGGCGACGCGGGTGGTGATTTCGAGTTCGGCGCCGTGGACTTTAACCGCGACGTCGACTTCGACACCTTCGTAGAGCCTTCGATCGCGGAAAGCGTCGCGATCTTTCAGCTTTACCCCTATACCGATCCGGCCGATACGGTAGCGGAGCGGCGCAACAGCTTCCTCTTCCGCATGGCGGAAACGATGTTCGATCGCCGTATCCAGCGCATCGCCAACCAGGAAGACAGCCCGCTGCTGGGCGGCGGCTTCTCGCTCAGCTCGGATGAAGGCGTGGCCGATTACAGCGTGGTCAGCGTGTCCACCCGCGATGGTGCGTGGGAGCAAGGCCTCTCGATCATCGAGCAGGAACTGCGCCGCGCGCTGGAATTCGGCTTCACCGAAAGCGAGCTGGAATACGCCAAGACGCAATACGAAGCGGGCCTGCGCCGCAGCGTGGAACAGGCCGATGCGCGCAATAGCCGCGGCCTTGCCATGCAGATCGTCAACGTCGCCGCAGAAAACGACTTCATCAGCGCTCCCGACTACTGGTACGACCTTTGGCGGCAGCAGGAAGACACGCTGACGCTGGATGCGATCAACGCCTATTTCCGCGAAAAATGGTCGCAGGGCGCGCCGCTGGTGCGTGTAACGGCCAAGGAGCTGGAAGGCGGCGAAGATGCCGTGGCAGCTGCCTTCAACGCCAGCACCGCTGTCGCGGTAGCCGCGCCCGAAGACAATGCGTCCGTAGAGTTCGCCTATAGCGACTGGGGCACGCCCGGCACCGTGGTGGAGGACACCATGATCGAGGATTTGGGTATCCGCACGGTCACTTTCGCCAACAATGTGCGCCTGAACATCAAGCAGACCGATTTCGAGCCCGGCCGCGTACGTTACAATGTCAATATGGATGGCGGGTCCTTCGCCATTGCCGACCAGAACCCCACTGCGGCAGGCATCTACCTGCAGATCGCGTCTGCCGTCGGCGGCCTTGGCCAGCACAGCTTCGACGAGATTACCGAAGCGACCGCAGGGATGCAGGTCTCGGCCGGTATCAATGCCGATACCGACACGTTCGGCTTCGGAGGCACGACCAATCCGGATGACTTACTGATGGCGATGAATACCGGCGCTGCCTATCTCACCGATCTTGGCCTGCGCCCAGAGGCAGATGCCCGCTTCGGCGCGGTGATCGATGCCGTGTGGGGTCAGTTTGAATCGCAGCCGGGCCAGGTCTTCGGCCTGCGCTCTGGCGAGATGATTGCCGATGGCCGCTACACCACCTTCCCGTCCCGCGAGGAACTGGGCGCGGTGGACCGCGAGGCCCTGCGCGCAGCCGTGCTTTCCGCTGCCGAGAATGGCGCTATCGAGATCGGCGTGGTCGGCGACATCGACCCGGATACGGTCATCGAGATCGTGTCGCGCAATTTCGGTGCACTGGGTGAGCGCGATGCCGACTTCGCCGATTACGAAGAGCAGCGTGAGCTGGCTTTCGTCGACCTCTCCGGTGAGGACGTGAACCGCTACACCCATTCCGGACAGGAAGACCAGGCACTGGTCGGCAGCATCTGGCGCACCACGGACGATGGCGATTTCCGCGAGGATATGATCCATTCAATGCTGGTGGGCGTGCTGCGTCTGAAAGCCATCGAAACGCTGCGCGAGGAACTGGCCGCCACTTACAGCCCCGCTGTCAGCGGGTCGACCAGTTCCGATTTCGAGGATTACGGCACGATCAGCGTTTCGGCCGTGATCGACCCTGCTCAGACCGATGAAGTGCAGGCGATTGTCCATCGCCTCGCGATGGAATTGCGCGACGAGCCCGTGTCGGACGATTTCCTGCTCCGCGCCCGCCAGCCCGTGCTGGAACGTGTACGACAGTCGCGCGAGGACAACGGCTTCTGGCTGGGCGTCGCTTCCGGCGCGCAGAGCAAGGCCGACCGCCTCGACCGCATCCGCACGCAGATGGAAGTGCTGGAAAGCATTACGCCCGAAGATATCCAGGCG
- a CDS encoding ribonuclease, with translation MAEWPNKTWLVERGIGEDRFLLLEGEQVLAARIEVHGEPKPGDVYTCRLVSRTAGSARGTVHADAGFDILVDKLPRDVSEGSTLDIRLTRAPIVERGRTKMAQGRLADASDAVEERAEAREVAQFPAGLWEDVWDAASSGRLAFPGGEILCCPTPAMTVIDVDGDLAPKPLALGAIEAIAQALRWFAIGGSVGIDFPTLQAKADRAEVNTALDEALLDWPHERTAMNGFGFVQLVARLRGPSLLDRFATARTAMCARFALRMAERARGDGGMLALRIHPALRAHLTEDWIAQLARRIGKPVRIETDPALALEAPSAQIVHHDSQS, from the coding sequence TTGGCTGAGTGGCCAAACAAGACATGGCTGGTCGAGCGCGGGATCGGCGAAGACCGGTTCTTACTGCTCGAGGGAGAGCAAGTGCTCGCCGCCCGGATCGAAGTGCATGGCGAACCGAAACCGGGCGACGTCTATACATGCCGATTGGTATCCCGCACGGCAGGATCGGCACGGGGCACGGTGCATGCCGATGCAGGCTTCGACATTCTCGTCGACAAACTACCGCGCGATGTCTCGGAAGGCAGCACGCTCGACATACGGCTGACACGCGCACCGATTGTCGAACGGGGCCGGACGAAGATGGCGCAAGGTCGTCTCGCCGACGCCTCCGATGCCGTCGAAGAGCGGGCGGAAGCGCGCGAAGTGGCGCAATTTCCAGCCGGGCTATGGGAAGACGTGTGGGATGCCGCCTCCAGCGGACGCCTCGCATTCCCCGGCGGCGAAATCCTCTGCTGCCCCACCCCCGCCATGACCGTTATCGACGTGGATGGCGACCTCGCGCCCAAACCGCTCGCGCTCGGCGCAATCGAGGCCATCGCACAGGCGCTGCGCTGGTTCGCAATCGGCGGCTCCGTCGGCATCGACTTCCCGACATTGCAGGCCAAGGCCGACCGCGCCGAAGTCAACACGGCCCTGGACGAGGCCCTGTTGGATTGGCCGCACGAACGCACTGCCATGAACGGCTTCGGCTTCGTGCAACTGGTTGCGCGGCTGCGAGGCCCGTCCCTGCTCGACCGCTTTGCCACCGCCCGGACCGCCATGTGCGCGCGCTTCGCATTGCGGATGGCGGAACGCGCGCGAGGCGATGGCGGAATGCTGGCGCTGCGCATCCATCCCGCCTTACGCGCGCATCTTACGGAAGACTGGATCGCCCAGCTGGCACGCCGCATCGGCAAACCTGTCCGCATCGAGACCGACCCGGCCCTTGCACTGGAAGCGCCCAGTGCTCAGATCGTGCATCATGACAGCCAGAGCTAA
- a CDS encoding NAD(P)/FAD-dependent oxidoreductase produces MSDTFDAIILGGGAAGLFCAAEAAKRGRDVCVLERAGAVGKKILISGGGRCNFTNIGAGPENYLSANPHFAKSALARYTARDFLDLVEKHGIAWHEKTLGQLFCDGSAKQIVQMLLDECDAAPGAVDIRCNQEIGDVSRAGDSFTVTTQHGNITAPKLVIATGGPSIPKMGASDFAYRLARQFGLKVVEPRPALVPLTLGGEDVLFRELSGVAAPVEASAAKGRFREAALFTHRGLSGPAILQASSYWTPGEPVTVNFLPDLPADWLLDAKRDRPRITMKAALREHLPDRLADTLSERLGVSTELGNAPDKALRAAQEKLARWTFRPNGTEGFAKAEVTIGGIATGELSSQTMEAKNVPGLFAIGEAVDVTGWLGGYNFQWAWASGHAAAQAL; encoded by the coding sequence ATGAGCGACACGTTCGATGCCATCATCCTTGGCGGCGGGGCTGCCGGGCTTTTCTGCGCTGCCGAAGCGGCGAAGCGCGGACGCGATGTCTGCGTGCTGGAGCGGGCCGGAGCGGTGGGGAAGAAGATTCTCATCTCCGGCGGCGGGCGCTGCAATTTCACCAATATCGGCGCGGGTCCGGAAAATTACCTCAGCGCCAACCCGCATTTCGCCAAGAGCGCGCTGGCCCGCTACACGGCGCGCGACTTCCTCGACCTGGTCGAGAAGCACGGCATTGCGTGGCATGAGAAGACGTTAGGGCAGCTCTTTTGCGATGGCAGCGCGAAGCAGATCGTGCAGATGCTGCTGGACGAATGCGACGCCGCGCCCGGCGCGGTGGACATACGCTGCAATCAGGAGATCGGCGATGTATCGCGGGCCGGCGATAGCTTCACAGTCACCACGCAGCACGGCAACATCACTGCGCCGAAGCTGGTCATCGCCACAGGCGGGCCGTCGATCCCCAAAATGGGCGCGAGCGATTTCGCCTACAGGCTGGCACGCCAGTTCGGCCTCAAGGTCGTCGAACCGCGCCCTGCCCTCGTGCCGCTTACGCTTGGTGGAGAGGATGTGCTGTTCCGCGAGCTTTCGGGCGTCGCCGCGCCGGTGGAAGCCAGCGCCGCCAAGGGCCGCTTCCGCGAAGCTGCGCTGTTTACCCATCGCGGACTGTCCGGCCCGGCCATCCTGCAAGCCTCCAGCTATTGGACCCCCGGCGAGCCGGTGACGGTTAATTTCCTGCCGGACCTGCCTGCCGACTGGCTGCTGGACGCAAAGCGCGATCGCCCGCGTATCACCATGAAGGCCGCCCTGCGCGAGCACTTGCCCGACAGGCTCGCCGATACGCTTTCGGAGCGGCTCGGCGTGTCGACGGAACTGGGCAACGCACCGGACAAGGCCCTTCGCGCCGCGCAGGAGAAGCTGGCGCGCTGGACCTTCCGACCTAACGGCACCGAAGGCTTTGCCAAAGCCGAAGTCACCATCGGCGGCATCGCCACCGGCGAATTGTCATCGCAAACGATGGAGGCGAAGAACGTGCCCGGCCTGTTCGCCATCGGCGAGGCGGTGGACGTCACCGGTTGGCTGGGCGGCTACAATTTTCAATGGGCCTGGGCGAGCGGCCACGCGGCGGCCCAGGCGCTCTGA
- a CDS encoding APC family permease, which yields MDGSTTTEKLAPKRTVGFWGNALFQLNGMIGSGIFALPAVLVAAVGSFAPMMMLIGGVIFLPLVLVFAWLARRYDGTGGPILYGKTAFGDFAGFQAGWGRYASGMVAMAANTHVMIAYFAAIFPALEDVTVATVVVVLTILAFTVINLFSMRQSVNTLGGLTVLKLVPLVILIAAAVFGQFTSPGIVLPQFSEVESIVLILFYAFIGFEGVTVPAGESTNPKRDIPRVLVTVLAGVTVLYAIIIWAYLTIAPAQDENISALASAAQVALGDWGALMIVLCAGFSIAANSFGGLIIVPRMAYGMAEQKMLPAWFEKVHPRFLTPFNSIAFYGIFSAAFAVWDGFVALAAASTLCRLLTYCITAAALPVIEKREGMLNPLHAVVAVLAFAASVWIASHANADAWQMFGTLVLVGTGLYFIARRRDAATA from the coding sequence ATGGACGGATCGACGACGACGGAAAAGCTCGCCCCGAAGCGCACGGTGGGCTTTTGGGGCAATGCGCTATTCCAGCTGAATGGCATGATCGGCAGCGGCATCTTTGCCCTGCCCGCCGTGCTGGTGGCCGCCGTGGGCAGCTTTGCGCCCATGATGATGCTGATCGGCGGGGTGATCTTCCTGCCGCTGGTGCTCGTCTTCGCATGGCTCGCCCGCCGGTATGACGGGACGGGCGGGCCGATCCTCTACGGCAAGACGGCCTTCGGCGATTTTGCGGGGTTCCAGGCAGGCTGGGGCCGCTACGCCTCCGGCATGGTGGCCATGGCGGCGAACACCCATGTGATGATCGCCTATTTCGCGGCCATCTTCCCAGCTCTGGAGGATGTGACTGTCGCCACCGTGGTCGTCGTGCTCACGATCCTCGCCTTCACCGTCATCAACCTGTTTTCCATGCGGCAATCGGTCAACACGCTCGGCGGGCTGACGGTGCTGAAGCTGGTGCCGCTTGTTATCCTGATTGCTGCCGCCGTGTTCGGCCAATTCACCTCGCCCGGCATTGTGCTGCCGCAATTCAGCGAAGTGGAAAGCATCGTGCTGATCCTCTTCTATGCCTTCATCGGCTTCGAAGGGGTGACTGTGCCCGCAGGCGAATCCACCAATCCCAAGCGCGATATTCCCCGCGTGCTCGTCACGGTGCTGGCGGGCGTGACCGTCCTCTACGCCATCATCATCTGGGCCTATCTGACAATTGCTCCGGCGCAGGACGAAAACATCAGCGCGCTGGCTAGCGCCGCACAGGTCGCGCTGGGCGATTGGGGCGCGCTGATGATCGTGCTGTGCGCGGGCTTCTCCATCGCGGCAAACAGCTTTGGCGGTCTCATCATCGTGCCGCGCATGGCCTACGGCATGGCAGAGCAGAAGATGCTGCCCGCCTGGTTCGAGAAAGTGCATCCGCGCTTTCTGACGCCTTTCAATTCTATCGCCTTTTACGGCATCTTCTCAGCGGCCTTTGCCGTGTGGGACGGGTTCGTCGCGCTTGCCGCCGCCAGCACTTTGTGCCGCCTGCTCACCTATTGCATTACCGCCGCTGCCCTGCCGGTGATCGAGAAACGCGAAGGCATGTTGAACCCGCTTCACGCTGTGGTCGCCGTGCTGGCCTTTGCCGCCAGCGTGTGGATCGCCAGCCATGCCAATGCCGATGCGTGGCAGATGTTCGGCACGCTGGTGCTGGTGGGCACCGGGCTCTATTTCATCGCGCGGCGGCGGGATGCGGCTACAGCCTGA